A part of Cannabis sativa cultivar Pink pepper isolate KNU-18-1 chromosome 6, ASM2916894v1, whole genome shotgun sequence genomic DNA contains:
- the LOC133039334 gene encoding uncharacterized protein LOC133039334, with amino-acid sequence MIPILEDFFPPTTEDVQGEDEQPTTNPQFDDLFEEIEAELYPGCDWISSLNFLAKLLHLKVRGKIPNNIFEELLKLLKFAFPKENNIPSTYYEAKKRLKKLGLGYDNIDVCLYNCCLFYKENASKEACPVCGTSRWVTSENGKGKKVPCKVMRYFPLTPRLKRLYNSRITAKSMIWHHTGKSKDDGVLRHPVDGLAWKDFDAKHPEFARDPRNVRLGLAADGFNPFGNMSLAYSMWPVVVANYNLPPWLCMKDNYFLLSTLIPCAKSPGKDMDIFLRPLVDELKELWNNGVATRDSSTNSMFTMRAALLWTVNDFPARSSLSGWSGQGYKACPTCNEDTTSIRVIGKTSYVGHRRFLPSNHAMRRDTRFDGKAERRPPPRRFTCEEILSQVNALEPQIPGHHENFGGVKRRRVAENCNWRKKSIFYELEYWSTNILKHNIDVMHVEKNVCDSLLGTILDNDKSKDTTNARHDLKKMGIRESLWIYEDANGRLMKPHAPYVLTRDKRQLFCQFVEGIKFPDGFCSNLKSKVSPDESNIIGLKSHDCHVIMQRVLAVGVRKFLPRDTATTITQLSFFDIMIHLVLHLPEEAILGGPVFMRWMYPFERYMKKLKNYMGNKARPEGSIAEGYVADEAVTFCSMYFKGCETRFNRLDRNEDAPSVCRYLSVFNSQSRPLTSGLIKPLDHTSREKAEWYILQNSPEIQAYLDEHLDKIRHENPNGNHDALHRQTFRPWFHKKIYELHKLGTLQNGDELLALASGFNYYGTLEDVITISYTGAFTVSLFEYEPYILANQAKQVFYLEDPLRGRDWKVVEDISHRQIWDITDNEDETDVDFVSDSNSANFVLTVDLGELIMQSNEPPVIVESSDQLVDSEIENNELDENYVL; translated from the exons ATGATACCTATTCTAGAAGACTTCTTTCCCCCAACAACAGAGGATGTACAAGGAGAAGATGAACAACCAACCACAAACCCTCAGTTTGATGACTTATTTGAGGAAATTGAAGCTGAATTGTATCCCGGTTGTGATTGGATTTCGTCTCTAAACTTTTTAGCAAAGCTATTGCATTTAAAAGTCAGGGGAAAAATTCCTAATAACATCTTTGAAGAATTATTGAAGCTTTTAAAGTTTGCGTTTCCGaaggaaaataatattccaTCAACTTACTACGAGGCAAAAAAGAGATTGAAGAAATTAGGCTTGGGTTATGATAATATCGATGTCTGTTTGTATAATTGTTGCTTATTTTATAAGGAGAATGCATCCAAGGAGGCTTGTCCAGTTTGCGGAACTAGTCGTTGGGTTACTTCCGAGAACGGGAAAGGAAAAAAAGTTCCTTGCAAAGTCATGCGATACTTTCCGTTGACACCTCGACTTAAAAGATTATATAATTCGAGGATTACAGCGAAAAGCATGATATGGCATCATACtggaaaatcaaaagatgatggGGTGTTGCGACACCCGGTCGATGGTTTAGCTTGGAAAGACTTTGATGCAAAACATCCCGAGTTTGCAAGGGACCCAAGAAATGTTCGACTTGGGTTAGCTGCTGATGgatttaatccatttggcaacatgagtcTTGCATACAGCATGTGGCCAGTGGTGGTAGCTAACTATAATCTACCACCTTGGTTATGCAtgaaagataattattttttgctatCTACCCTAATTCCTTgtgcaaaatctccaggtaaagacatggatatatttttaagaCCTTTGGTGGATGAATTAAAGGAGTTGTGGAATAATGGGGTAGCAACGAGAGATAGTTCGACCAACTCGATGTTCACAATGCGTGCTGCGCTTTTGTGGACAGTGAATGATTTTCCTGCTCGTAGTAGCTTGTCTGGGTGGAGTGGTCAAGGTTATAAAGCTTGCCCTACTTGTAATGAAGACACGACGTCCATTCGAGTGATCGGGAAGACATCATATGTTGGTCATCGAAGGTTCTTGCCAAGTAACCATGCAATGAGAAGGGATACTCGATTTGATGGTAAAGCTGAAAGAAGACCTCCTCCAAGACGATTTACTTGTGAAGAAATATTATCACAAGTTAATGCTCTCGAACCCCAAATTCCCGGACATCATGAAAATTTTGGGGGCGTGAAACGTAGAAGAGTTGCAGAAAATTGTAATTGgaggaaaaaaagtattttctacGAGTTGGAGTATTGGAGCACGAATATTTTAAAACACAACATTGATGTCATGCATGTTGAGAAGAATGTGTGTGATAGTCTCCTAGGAACCATCTTGGATAATGATAAATCAAAGGACACAACCAATGCGCGCCATGATTTAAAGAAGATGGGTATTAGGGAATCGTTGTGGATTTATGAAGATGCGAATGGGAGGCTAATGAAACCGCATGCTCCTTATGTTTTGACTCGTGATAAAAGACAACTTTTTTGTCAGTTTGTTGAAGGAATAAAGTTTCCCGATGGCTTCTGTTCAAATTTAAAGAGCAAAGTTTCTCCAGATGAGTCTAACATTATTGGGTTAAAATCCCACGATTGTCATGTCATTATGCAGCGAGTACTAGCGGTTGGTGTCCGTAAATTTCTACCTCGTGACACTGCAACAACTATTACTCagttgt ctttttttgacataatgatACACTTGGTATTGCATTTGCCTGAAGAAGCGATATTGGGTGGCCCGGTCTTTATGAGATGGATGTATCCTTTTGAAAGgtacatgaaaaaattgaagaattatATGGGAAATAAGGCACGTCCTGAAGGGTCAATTGCAGAAGGTTATGTTGCTGATGAGGCAGTAACCTTTTGTTCAATGTACTTTAAAGGGTGTGAAACAAGATTTAATCGGCTTGATCGAAATGAAGATGCGCCTTCTGTTTGTCGCTATCTCTCAGTTTTTaattctcaatctcgtcctttAACTAGCGGGCTTATCAAGCCTCTTGATCATACCAGTCGTGAAAAAGCTGAGTGGTACATTCTTCAAAATTCTCCTGAAATCCAAGCTTACTTAGA TGAACATTTggacaagatcaggcatgaaaATCCTAATGGTAATCACGATGCCTTGCATAGGCAAACTTTCCGTCCGTGGTTTCACAAGAAG ataTATGAGCTGCACAAGCTTGGAACTTTACAAAATGGTGATGAGTTACTCGCTCTCGCTTCGG GGTTTAATTATTACGGCACACTTGAAGATGTAATCACTATATCTTATACTGGTGCATTTACAGTGTCCTTGTTTGAAT ATGAACCGTACATCCTTGCCAACCAGGCAAAGCAAGTTTTCTATCTTGAAGATCCACTCAGAGGTCGCGATTGGAAGGTTGTTGAAGATATTAGCCATCGACAAATTTGGGACATTACTGACAACGAAGATGAGACTGATGTAGATTTTGTTAGTGATTCTAACTCTGCCAATTTTGTGTTGACAGTTGATCTTGGAGAGTTGATTATGCAATCGAATGAACCTCCAGTAATTGTTGAATCGTCCGATCAGTTAGTGGATTCTGAGATAGAGAATAATGAACTGGATGAGAATTATGTTCTTTGA
- the LOC133039335 gene encoding uncharacterized protein LOC133039335: MLCPGGHLNFSDVPQQYKDQVLNRIRYYFDIDGNPHRDLLMRTLYSVMAERYSERKTLRHKHFKQHYKKPEDWDTVLKFSPDYLNTETWKPVCELFVSEAFLNRSTKNKSNRQLMKYPTTQGTKSLASIRHGMGGTPGEHVVDAWKEIHVKKPSGTFVNELAAKDYEELIKELDRKRLERQSQSDTGTESNRCGYQFDVMETVLGQRSDYQRGVGKRLKGKGKKPIPQTQSTVPPQPTTEMMSTMADIFSDMRATWGGNLTPEQRAQIFNPRFDNFVQTYSQSRSHSGSSSRSHAAPPNERTTTSYATTISAFLATTIPKFVTKKAI, translated from the exons ATGTTGTGCCCGGGTGGTCATCTAAATTTTTCCGATGTACCCCAACAATACAAGGATCAAGTGCTCAATCGAATCaga tACTACTTTGATATCGATGGGAATCCCCACCGAGACCTACTTATGAGGACTTTATATTCGGTGATGGCGGAGCGGTATAGTGAGCGAAAGACGCTCAGACACAAGCATTTCaaacaacattacaaaaaaCCAGAAGATTGGGACACAGTTCTCAAATTCTCCCCTGACTACTTGAATACCGAGACTTGGAAACCGGTTTGCGAATTGTTCGTTAGCGAGGCATTTTtgaatcgttcaactaaaaataaatcgaatcggcaactaatgaaatatccaacaacGCAAGGCACAAAATCGTTGGCGTCCATACGCCACGGAATG GGGGGTACTCCTGGAGAGCATGTAGTTGACGCATGGAAGGAGATCCATGTGAAAAAACCGTCTGGAACTTTCGTTAATGAATTAGCTGCAAAAGATTAT gAGGAACTGATCAAGGAGCTTGATAGGAAGCGCCTGGAACGACAATCCCAGAGCGATACTGGAACTGAATCGAATCGATGCGGTTATCAGTTTGACGTTATGGAAACAGTTCTAGGCCAAAGATCTGACTATCAAAGAGGCGTGGGTAAAAGGCTCAAGGGCAAAGGAAAGAAACCAATCCCCCAAACTCAATCAACGGTGCCTCCCCAACCGACTACTGAAATGATGAGCACCATGGCAGATATATTCTCAGATATGCGTGCCACTTGGGGGGGTAATTTGACGCCTGAACAACGTGCCCAAATATTTAACCCACGCTTTGACAATTTCGTTCAAACGTATAGTCAATCGCGATCGCACAGTGGTTCGTCTTCTCGTAGTCATGCCGCTCCTCCGAACGAAAGAACAACAACCTCCTACGCAACCACAATTTCAGCCTTCCTCGCAACAACAATTCCAAAATTTGTCACAAAGAAggcaatttga